A single window of uncultured Methanospirillum sp. DNA harbors:
- a CDS encoding tyrosine--tRNA ligase — protein MDPYSLAVRNTVEVVTEEELRGLLAKPGRKVYAGYEPSGEIHLGHLVTINKLIDLRDAGFEVIVLLADLHAFLNRKGTMEDVARLAAYNRKCFEGLGLTNVTYVLGSDIQLSREYQLLVHELAQQITLNRATRSMDEVGRQMDNPTVSQMVYPIMQMADIAILGVDAAVGGIDQRKIHMLAREYLPGKGYPSPVCLHVPILNGLDGKKMSSSQGNYISVADTEDDIRKKMKKAFCPPEIEENPVLQVLRHHIFPRTGSLTIVRPEKFGGDRTFTSYEETEQAYAAGEIHPADLKGATTEALIQILSPVRKYLEG, from the coding sequence ATGGATCCCTACTCTCTCGCGGTGCGAAACACGGTCGAGGTCGTCACGGAGGAAGAACTACGTGGCCTGCTTGCAAAGCCAGGCAGAAAGGTCTATGCCGGTTACGAACCGAGCGGTGAGATCCACCTCGGCCATCTCGTTACGATCAACAAGCTGATCGATCTCAGGGATGCCGGCTTTGAGGTGATCGTCCTTCTCGCAGATCTTCATGCCTTCCTCAACCGGAAGGGCACTATGGAAGATGTTGCCAGACTCGCGGCTTACAACAGAAAATGTTTTGAGGGACTCGGGCTCACCAATGTCACCTACGTGCTTGGATCAGACATCCAGCTGAGTCGTGAATATCAACTCCTTGTCCACGAGCTCGCCCAGCAGATAACCCTGAACCGGGCAACCCGGAGTATGGACGAGGTCGGCAGGCAGATGGACAACCCGACCGTCTCCCAGATGGTATACCCGATCATGCAGATGGCAGACATCGCCATCCTTGGTGTTGATGCGGCTGTCGGCGGGATAGATCAGAGGAAGATCCACATGTTAGCACGAGAGTATCTTCCAGGCAAAGGTTACCCATCACCGGTCTGTCTCCATGTTCCTATCCTGAACGGGCTTGACGGAAAGAAGATGTCCTCATCTCAGGGGAATTACATCTCTGTCGCAGATACGGAGGATGACATCAGGAAGAAGATGAAGAAGGCGTTCTGTCCGCCAGAGATCGAAGAAAACCCGGTTCTTCAGGTGCTCAGACATCACATATTCCCAAGGACAGGTTCCCTCACCATCGTGAGACCTGAAAAGTTCGGAGGAGACCGGACTTTCACCTCGTACGAAGAGACCGAGCAGGCGTATGCCGCTGGTGAGATACATCCGGCAGATCTGAAGGGTGCGACCACAGAGGCACTGATTCAGATCCTCTCACCGGTACGAAAATATCTGGAAGGGTAA
- a CDS encoding ATP-dependent DNA helicase, protein MEIAALPLPLTLIESCSRKGIKELYPPQAACVDSGLLDGKNLLISIPTASGKTLLAEMAMASQIAKGGKCLYIVPLRALASEKFEEFRAHGSKVGVATGDFDRTDNQLGSNDIIVATSEKVDSLLRNRTRWLAEVTLMVLDEIHLIGSEHRGATLEMVITKMRYANPHMQVIGLSATIGNPKVLASWLDATLISSSWRPVDLRQGVYFNGTIQFGGKTEQRTVRVVTKHDDLNLCLDTIQEGGQCLVFVSSRRNAEAFAKRAASAIKAGTPDSKELADRIRQVRDADQPNLLAECVERGAAFHHAGLKREERLIIEEGFRKGYLEVISATPTLAAGLNLPARRVVIRDYMRFTSGLGMVPIPVMEYHQMAGRAGRPHLDPYGEAVMIAKDKPTVEKLIEFFIDAGAEEIDSQCADEDALCAHTLSLIATGFARDTQALTDFMERTFYASQHPHSRSMGRIVTEATRFLVTAGMITDEEGQLSATKLGSLVSVLYLDPRGARSILDSLQKAEQVTDIGILHLICTSPDMPRLYLKSADTALLKSFLYKNGEDLMVPLPYESEEEEIWLAALKTALVLTDWADEISEEKIEERYGIGAGDIYNVVDSAKWLLHATDRLVGMEIPARRKEINQIGTRVQYGVKEELLPLVQLRNIGRVRARRLYNAGYTTKDRLRQAGLPVLTRMLGQHLAKQILTDVGAPVPEQREYNGYDEQIVSQDPYEPEELTDLPNIGVKLAAKMKEHGINSVNDILTTDHEALATIIGSRRAETVLQFLLRRSSAKGDETQDTSFYDLQDGTEDREKAKKSGQQSFSDFL, encoded by the coding sequence ATGGAGATAGCGGCTCTTCCCCTCCCTTTGACTCTGATCGAGAGCTGCTCCAGAAAAGGAATTAAGGAACTATATCCTCCCCAGGCAGCCTGTGTCGACTCGGGACTGCTTGATGGTAAAAACCTCCTGATCTCGATTCCGACTGCCAGCGGGAAGACCCTGCTTGCTGAGATGGCTATGGCGTCTCAGATCGCAAAGGGTGGAAAATGCCTCTACATCGTGCCGCTCAGGGCACTTGCTTCAGAAAAGTTCGAGGAGTTCAGGGCTCACGGATCAAAGGTAGGGGTTGCAACCGGCGATTTTGACCGCACCGATAACCAGCTCGGTTCGAATGATATCATCGTGGCAACGAGTGAGAAGGTGGACTCTCTTCTGCGCAACCGGACCAGGTGGCTTGCTGAGGTTACGCTCATGGTCCTTGACGAGATTCACCTGATAGGCTCTGAGCACCGGGGTGCAACCCTGGAGATGGTGATCACCAAGATGCGGTACGCAAATCCGCATATGCAGGTTATCGGCCTATCGGCAACCATTGGAAACCCGAAGGTGCTGGCATCCTGGCTTGATGCAACCCTGATATCAAGTTCCTGGAGGCCGGTTGACCTCAGACAGGGTGTGTATTTCAATGGAACAATCCAGTTCGGTGGAAAAACAGAGCAACGTACAGTAAGAGTAGTGACCAAGCACGATGATCTGAACCTCTGTCTTGACACAATCCAAGAGGGCGGCCAGTGCCTCGTCTTTGTCTCTTCACGACGAAATGCAGAAGCATTTGCAAAACGTGCTGCGTCTGCGATAAAGGCAGGAACTCCTGACTCCAAAGAGCTCGCCGACCGGATCAGGCAGGTCAGAGATGCCGACCAGCCTAACCTCCTGGCAGAGTGTGTGGAACGGGGAGCTGCCTTCCACCATGCCGGGCTCAAACGTGAAGAAAGGCTCATCATCGAGGAGGGATTCAGAAAAGGGTACCTGGAGGTCATATCTGCAACCCCGACCCTCGCAGCCGGTCTGAACCTGCCTGCCCGCAGGGTTGTGATCAGGGATTATATGCGGTTCACGTCAGGTCTTGGCATGGTCCCAATCCCGGTGATGGAGTACCACCAGATGGCGGGACGTGCCGGTCGCCCACACCTTGATCCCTATGGCGAAGCGGTGATGATCGCAAAGGACAAGCCAACGGTTGAGAAGTTGATAGAGTTCTTCATCGATGCCGGAGCCGAGGAGATCGACTCCCAGTGTGCTGATGAAGATGCACTCTGTGCCCATACCCTCTCCCTGATTGCAACCGGGTTTGCAAGGGATACTCAGGCTCTGACCGACTTTATGGAACGGACGTTCTATGCCAGTCAGCATCCGCATTCACGTTCCATGGGACGGATCGTCACTGAGGCAACACGATTTCTGGTCACTGCAGGGATGATCACAGACGAAGAGGGGCAGCTCTCTGCAACAAAGCTCGGAAGTCTTGTTTCAGTGTTGTACCTCGATCCCCGTGGGGCAAGGAGTATCCTTGACTCACTCCAGAAGGCTGAGCAAGTGACAGATATCGGGATCCTCCATCTGATCTGCACAAGTCCTGACATGCCAAGGCTGTACCTAAAGTCAGCCGATACTGCATTGCTGAAGTCATTCCTGTATAAAAACGGGGAAGACCTCATGGTTCCGCTTCCTTACGAGTCAGAGGAAGAAGAGATCTGGCTTGCTGCCCTGAAAACAGCACTCGTGCTGACAGACTGGGCAGATGAAATTTCAGAAGAGAAGATAGAGGAGCGGTATGGTATCGGGGCTGGTGACATCTACAACGTGGTCGATTCTGCCAAATGGCTGCTCCATGCTACAGACAGGCTGGTCGGGATGGAGATCCCGGCACGCAGAAAAGAGATCAACCAGATTGGAACCAGGGTTCAGTACGGGGTGAAGGAGGAACTGCTCCCTCTTGTTCAGCTTCGCAACATTGGACGGGTACGTGCCCGGAGACTCTACAACGCCGGGTACACAACGAAAGACAGACTAAGGCAGGCAGGTCTGCCAGTGCTTACCCGTATGCTCGGACAGCATCTTGCAAAACAGATCCTTACCGATGTTGGAGCTCCTGTACCAGAGCAGAGAGAGTACAACGGGTATGATGAACAAATAGTCTCACAAGACCCGTATGAGCCTGAAGAACTGACAGATCTTCCAAATATTGGAGTCAAATTAGCAGCAAAGATGAAAGAACATGGAATAAACTCTGTGAATGACATTCTCACAACAGATCATGAGGCTCTTGCTACAATCATCGGTTCCAGGCGGGCAGAGACAGTTCTTCAATTCCTGTTAAGGCGGTCTTCGGCTAAGGGAGATGAAACACAGGACACAAGTTTTTATGATCTTCAGGATGGAACCGAAGATCGTGAAAAAGCAAAAAAAAGTGGACAACAATCATTCAGTGATTTTTTGTGA
- a CDS encoding serine protein kinase RIO yields MRIKDLDQLKVREDVFDEITLLALYKMVNKGWISAIGGSISTGKEANVFLADRKEERVAIKIYMTRTANFQKMQTYIAGDRRFLNIGKTRRDIVFAWTRKEFSNLKRALEAGLSVPKPLVFDRNILVMEFLGEDEIPYPQLRVAKLVDPAGVYASLIESLRVLWQTAKLVHGDLSEYNILYGGGKAWLIDMGQAVTPDHPHSIIFLRRDLEQLNRFFSPLCDTIVLIDLMRQITGIPHLPENAGTELSEA; encoded by the coding sequence ATGAGGATCAAGGATCTTGATCAGCTCAAGGTCAGGGAGGATGTCTTTGACGAGATAACACTTCTTGCTCTGTACAAGATGGTGAATAAAGGCTGGATCTCGGCAATAGGAGGTTCTATCTCAACCGGAAAGGAAGCGAACGTCTTCCTTGCCGACAGGAAGGAAGAGCGGGTGGCTATAAAGATCTACATGACCCGGACAGCCAACTTCCAGAAGATGCAGACCTACATCGCCGGAGACCGGCGATTCCTGAATATCGGCAAAACGAGAAGGGATATCGTTTTTGCCTGGACACGAAAAGAGTTCTCTAATCTGAAGCGGGCTCTTGAAGCCGGGCTCTCGGTTCCGAAACCCCTTGTATTTGATCGGAACATTCTGGTCATGGAGTTTCTCGGAGAGGACGAGATTCCTTACCCCCAACTCAGGGTTGCAAAACTTGTAGACCCGGCAGGGGTGTATGCCAGCCTGATCGAATCACTCAGGGTTCTCTGGCAGACAGCAAAACTGGTGCACGGGGATCTCTCTGAGTATAATATTCTCTATGGTGGTGGAAAGGCGTGGCTGATCGACATGGGGCAGGCAGTCACACCCGATCATCCCCATTCCATCATATTTCTGAGAAGGGATCTGGAGCAGCTCAACCGGTTTTTCTCCCCCCTCTGCGATACGATAGTACTGATTGATTTAATGCGGCAGATCACCGGTATACCACATCTGCCCGAGAATGCAGGAACTGAACTGAGTGAGGCATAA
- a CDS encoding type II glyceraldehyde-3-phosphate dehydrogenase: MIKVAINGYGTIGKRVADAAAAQKDMEIIGISKTRPTAEALVAVKKGYSVYIADISKKGAFEKAGIPVAGSIEEMVQKADVIVDGTPGGVGESNKALYEKYNKKAIWQGGEEHDLAGFSFNAHANYRDAIGRQFVRVVSCNTTGLCRIIKALDDKIGVAKVKAVMVRRGADPHVVKKGPIDAVVLDPPTIPSHHGPDVNTVLPHIDIVTMAMIVPTTQMHMHAIQMELKKETTRDEVLAIMKAHSRIGLVQSTTGIKSTAELKEYVMDLGRPRSDLWENGVFEASVAVIGKDLYFFQAIHQEADVVIENVDAIRAMAGDVKDPEVSIQMTNESLGFVAI; the protein is encoded by the coding sequence ATGATCAAGGTTGCAATCAACGGGTATGGAACCATCGGCAAGCGAGTCGCTGATGCAGCAGCAGCGCAGAAGGACATGGAGATCATCGGTATCTCCAAGACAAGACCGACAGCAGAAGCCCTTGTAGCAGTTAAAAAGGGATATTCTGTTTACATCGCTGACATCAGCAAAAAAGGAGCCTTCGAGAAGGCAGGCATTCCGGTAGCCGGATCAATAGAAGAGATGGTGCAGAAGGCCGATGTAATTGTTGACGGGACTCCAGGAGGAGTCGGGGAGTCAAACAAGGCCCTCTACGAAAAATATAACAAAAAGGCGATCTGGCAGGGAGGAGAGGAACATGACCTCGCCGGCTTCTCTTTCAATGCCCATGCAAACTACAGGGATGCTATCGGGAGGCAGTTTGTCAGGGTCGTATCCTGCAACACTACCGGACTGTGCCGGATTATCAAGGCTCTGGACGACAAGATCGGGGTTGCCAAGGTCAAGGCTGTTATGGTCCGACGGGGGGCTGATCCCCATGTTGTCAAGAAAGGACCAATTGATGCAGTGGTGCTCGATCCACCAACCATCCCAAGTCACCACGGACCTGATGTCAACACCGTGCTGCCTCACATCGACATCGTGACCATGGCTATGATTGTGCCGACTACCCAGATGCACATGCATGCAATCCAGATGGAACTTAAAAAGGAGACCACCAGGGACGAAGTGCTCGCCATTATGAAGGCACATTCACGGATCGGGCTTGTTCAGAGTACAACCGGGATCAAGAGCACTGCAGAGCTCAAGGAGTACGTCATGGATCTCGGAAGGCCACGTTCAGACCTCTGGGAGAACGGTGTCTTTGAGGCGTCTGTTGCAGTCATTGGTAAAGACCTCTACTTCTTCCAGGCGATTCACCAGGAAGCTGACGTTGTCATCGAGAACGTGGATGCAATCAGGGCCATGGCCGGGGATGTCAAGGATCCCGAGGTCTCGATACAGATGACCAACGAATCCCTTGGATTTGTCGCTATCTGA
- a CDS encoding KH domain-containing protein has protein sequence MQQETRITKERIGVLIGKKGITKREIEEKTKTTILVDSEEGLVSIEGEEADGFLRAVEVVKAIARGFSPERAFTLFEDEDLYLELIELSDIADTPAKLERIRGRIIGRDGKSRSQIEDLTSTEISVYGKTVAIIGMIEQVKVAREAIEMLINGVSHESVYAFLDRKKRELKQDMLNYYY, from the coding sequence ATGCAGCAGGAGACACGAATTACCAAAGAACGGATCGGGGTCCTTATCGGAAAGAAAGGGATAACCAAGCGGGAGATCGAGGAGAAGACCAAAACAACCATTCTTGTTGACAGCGAGGAAGGTCTTGTCTCTATTGAAGGAGAGGAGGCTGACGGATTTCTCAGGGCTGTTGAGGTTGTTAAGGCAATAGCAAGAGGTTTCTCACCCGAGCGTGCCTTTACCCTCTTCGAGGATGAGGATCTCTACCTTGAACTGATAGAGCTCTCTGATATCGCCGACACTCCTGCTAAACTTGAGCGTATCAGGGGCAGGATCATCGGGCGGGATGGAAAATCCAGATCACAGATCGAGGACCTGACCAGTACCGAGATATCAGTGTACGGAAAGACCGTGGCCATCATCGGGATGATCGAGCAGGTCAAGGTTGCACGGGAAGCTATCGAGATGCTGATCAACGGTGTCTCTCATGAGAGCGTGTACGCGTTCCTCGACCGGAAGAAGCGTGAACTGAAACAGGACATGCTGAATTACTACTATTGA
- a CDS encoding DUF123 domain-containing protein, whose translation MEPGIYILLLHGEGMVRVGSLGTITFTSGYYGYVGSALGPGGLARVSRHVRVAAGGGRRPRWHIDYLLMCPGFRLMRVFCASTRERLECPLAQALALPSITGFGSSDCSCNGHLFFSPDDPGNVILTAFESVGLHPEVRCLNETFPDCRKDFGNV comes from the coding sequence ATGGAGCCCGGGATCTATATCCTCCTCCTCCACGGAGAAGGAATGGTCAGAGTCGGATCACTTGGGACCATCACATTCACGTCCGGGTATTACGGGTACGTGGGATCAGCTCTGGGGCCCGGTGGGCTGGCCCGGGTATCCAGGCATGTGCGAGTAGCCGCTGGCGGGGGGAGAAGACCAAGGTGGCATATCGACTACCTGCTCATGTGCCCGGGGTTCAGACTGATGCGGGTGTTCTGCGCCTCGACACGTGAGAGGCTAGAATGCCCGCTTGCGCAGGCCCTTGCCCTCCCCTCTATCACGGGCTTCGGATCCTCGGACTGCAGTTGTAACGGGCATCTTTTCTTCTCTCCTGATGACCCAGGCAATGTAATACTGACCGCTTTTGAGTCAGTGGGGCTTCACCCAGAAGTCAGGTGTCTGAATGAGACATTCCCGGATTGCAGGAAAGACTTTGGGAATGTATAA